The window gcctCCTATCTTGCCCTGAGGGAGTGTGGGCCAGGTTTGGAGAAGTGGTAGTTGCAGTGGGACTAAGTTTCCTGGCTTTCTTAGGATTCAAAAGGTTTCATCAAGGGTTGATGAACAGGGTGTAACAAGGCTAGCCAGTTTCGATGTCCCTGCTCACCAGCATCTGGTGGGCTCGGGACTTTTGAGAAGTCAGACTGGTAACTGTCCTGTTTCCTCCTCAGTGCCCTGGAAAGTACTACAGCCATCCTCCAACAGAAGTACGGACTGCTCCCCTCACATGCGTCCTACCTGTGAAACTCTGGGAAGCAGGAAGGCCGAAGGCCCAAGGCCCAAGGCCTGGTGCCGGATACTATGTGTCTGTCCACTGACGACTGGCAAGGCCTCATTTGCAGAGGCCACTGGAGCTAGGGCACTAGCCTGACTTTTAAGGCAGTGTGTCTTTCTGAGCACTGTAGACCAAGCCCTTGGAGCTGCTGGTTTAGCCTTGCACTTGGGGAaaggatgtatttatttatatatcagcCAAAAGCTGAATGGAAAAGTTAAGAACATTCCTAGGTGGCCTTATTCTAATAAGTTTcttctgtctgttttgtttttcaattgaAAAGTAATTAAATAACAGATTTAGAATCTAGTGAGAGCCTCCTCTCTGGTGGGTGGTGGCATTTAAGGTTCAAACCAGCCAGAAGTGCTGGTGCTGTTTAAAAAGTCTCAGGTGGCTGCGTGTGGTGgcccattcctgtaatcccaacattctgggaggcccaggcgggagaactgcctgagcccaggagttcagaatcagcctgggcaacatagcaatactccgtctcataaaaattaataaataaaaagtctcAGGTGACCAAAGGCTGCTGAAGCTAGAACCAGGTTTGGATAAAGATTGAAGAGCCACAGGCCACTCTTCCCTCTGAGCCATTGGGCCTAGTGTGTCATGTATTGTAATTGCTGGCAGGGAGAGCAGTCTTTTTAGTGTAATAGTGGGGTGTCTGCTCAGTTGGCAGGGGTTCAGTCCAAATGGAAGAATATTGGGAAATAAACCTCCACTATCCTTTTCAGCCAGggacttttttcttatttattaataaattatagttaatTATACCCATAACACCTTTATTTAAATCCAGTGTTCTCCGCAGCCTTTTGTCTATTTATATGTGTACCAAGTGTTAAACGTAATTATTATTGGGCAtttgaactttgtttttctttaaagaaatgctgctattaaacatatttgtaaatggtttatttttcttcttttgaattatttccttaggagAGTAGGTCAAAGTGTATGAAGTATTTACGGCTCTCAATATGGATTAGCCTTCAAAAGAACTGAGTCAAGTTACACTGCCATTAGCAATGTGTGAGAATGGCTGCCCCTGCCCCCTGGCCTTGCCATGTTTAGTATTTTTCAAACTGTGCGTGTGTTAAATGAAGCCTGTGTTGCTACCTTCTGTAAATTACTGTAGGTCAACATCCAACCCTTTCAGCTGTCCctgcctgccttggtttccccagcTAAGCCCCAAAGCCAGGTGGCCAGGCCTGCGCATCTCTCTGGTGGGGTTTAATATCAGTTACCTAACTGGGGCTGGGTGTCCTTGAGGTGACCACTGGGGtctatttcctcctccttcctccccttccctcttgcACCCTAGTTCCCAAAATTCcgattcagtcttttttttttttttttggagacagaatctctgttgcccacactggagtgccgtggcacaatcttggctcactgcaaactccgcctcccaggttcaagtgattctcacacctcagcctcctgagtagctgggactgcaggtgtgcaccagcacaccctgctaatttttttggtatttttagtagagatggagttttgccatgttgggcaggctgttcttgaactcctggcctcaagtgatccacctgcctgggcttcccaaagtgctgggattacaggcgtgagccaaggcACTcagcccattttttatttttttaaagacacgtctctctgtgttgcccaagctggtctcgaactcctggactcaaccgatccttccacctcagcctcccagagtgctgggattacaggcatgagcgaccacgcCTAGCTTCCGATTCAGTCTTGAGCCCATAAACTTCCTAGTACAGTGGTTTCCAATGCACCTGTTTTCAAGTATATCCTAAGAATCTTATGAGGTGTTAACGGGCCTGCTTTAATCAGGGTTCCTGCAGTTAGCATATTAGTTTATTTGTAAATAAGCACTGGTTTGTTAATTCCCTCTAGAAATCTTGTCTagtaatgttttttgttttttttttgttttgagacagtcttgctcttgcccaggctggagtccagtggtgccacattggctcactgcaacctccgcctcccaggttcaagcgattctcctgcctcagcctcagaagtagctgggattacaggcacccatgcccagctaatttttgtatttttagtagggatggggtttcaccatgttggccaggctggtctcgagctcctgacctcaggtgatccacctgcctcggcctcccaaagtgctgggattacaggcgtgagccaccgcgcccagccttgtttagtaactttttttttttttttttttttgagacggagtctcgctctgttgcccaggctggagtgcagtggcgtgatcaccgctcactgcaagctccgcctcctgggttcacgccattctcctgcctcagcctcccgagtagctgggactacaggtgcctgccactatgcctggctaatttttttgtatttttagtagagatggggtttcaccatgttagccaggttggtctcgatctcctgacttcgtgatccacccgtctcggcctcccaaagtgctgggattacaggcatgagcctctgcgcccggcCATTGTTGAGGAATTTCTTAAGCAAACCTACTCGTGGTAAAGCCATAGCCAGCCCAGCTCATATATCAATTTGTCACAGAATCTAAGGTCAGAATTTGTGAGGTCTTAAAGAGAGCAAAAGGAATGCTTACTTGAGAATACCAGTTCATATTTAATTACTACTAATCACAGTAGCACTGAACATGGCTCTAGTGAGTGGGCCTCAGTCAGTTCAGGCAGCTAAAGGGAGGGGGATTTCCTCCTAGTCTCTCCCTGGAGCTAAATATGCATCTGGGAAAAATTAGGCTCTGGAGCACAGAGGGATttttttagaggaaaaagaactgAACTCCCAGCACTAGGTaaaactgcaaaaagaaaaacaactgtgCGCAGGCACTAGCTACAAGGCCACACCAGAAAAGGAAAGCTGGGTCCTGGAAGCTTCAGGACAGGAACTCTTCCTTGGTCAAGTcttccccagcacctagcacatagGAAGGTGCTTGATGAGTGAGTGTTACATGAACCTGTGAGTGCTCAGGATGATTTCCTGATAATTGGGTTCAGGAATCTACTGGGAGGAGCTTAAACCTAGAAGTTCCCTTTTTGAAAGTCTCAAATATGGTTCCCTAACTTAGAGAAGACAGATGATGTGGgaaggaggcctgaggagaggatGCAGGCTGGCAGAAGGGAGCAGGGCGCATGCGAGCCCGGACCCTGACACCCTTCCAAGGGTGGTGACTGGGTGGCCACCACACAGCACCAGCCTGCTGCAGAGTTCAAAACTAGAAGGGGTTACATCAAAGTGTTCCCAGGATGTGGAGCTGCCCTGGGCTAAGTTCAGTCACCTGCCAGCCTCTGCCGTTCCCATCACCGCAGAGCACCCCAGCACCACTCGCCTGAGGAACGGGCTCTGTGTTGCATAGGCCCACGCCTGACGGCCCACCCAGAAGCACCCAGCTGCTGACCTCTGACCTGGGAAAGAGTGAGTGCCTACAACCTCAGCTGAACCCCACATGGTGACATCTTCCAGCAAGGCAAGGACATCAGCACCTCACGCCCGTTTACAGGCCCCtcacatgagccactgctccttcTCTTTGATGAAGTGCTCTGCCCAGCGGCGGGTCAGCTCCAGGTACAGGCTGGGCTGGTGAGGCAGGTAGTCCAAATACAGGCGGGTGGGTGTCTTCTTGGGAATGGCCTTCTCAATCTGGGTGCCTTCGTGCCACTCATTGAAGGAGGTAATGGAGACGATCTCGGGCCTCACTGTCAGGGCCGCCTGCAGGGCCGTCTCATAGTACTTGCCATTGACCCTGTTGCGCGTATTGTGGTTGTTCCAGGGCCGAATGCTGGTGTCTATGTAGCCGGGTCCCACACTGGGGATGAACATGAGGTTGTTGGCATCACAAAAGTTCTTCACGGCTTTCCAGTTCTGATGGGAAGAACCAAAGGAGAAACCATTGGAGGCAAAGTAGGTGTACATGCCGTCAAATCCGGCGGCCAGGATGTCGTGGGTGTGGCCCTCCTCCACCAGCAGCGCTATGAAGACCCCATCGTAGGGTGTGTTGCGGATCGAATGGGGCCCGTTTGGTGTCAGGAGGTGGGCCCAGGCCTCAGGGGACGTCAGGTATGAGTCGTAGATATAAAAGAGTGGGAGGCTCttgcccatgctgttcttataGCGGTAAAATGCACCATGGGAGCCATAcctgagaaggagaaagaagagcctCAGCTGGATGGGAGAGACCAGCACAGCTGTAGGACCTGCCATGGATGAGATCTGGATGTCACACAGCCCAGTTCTGGAGCCAGTCAGTCTCCACAGTTGGACTCATCATGCCTCTAAGCAAGAACCTGgttcccctccttcctctccccagtTGTCATTCCTAAGCCTCACTTCCCTACCCTTAGCCAAGCCACCACCGTCTTCCATCTGGATTGCAACAACAGCCAGGTAACTGGTCTACAGGCTTCCATCCTGCCTCCGTATAATCCATTCATTATTCCTACCTACTTGATCTGGCCCTGCCAACCCCATTCCTGCTCTTTTCCCAGCTATTACTCCCCATCTGGCCTTTCTATCCAGCTGTCATGTGTCATGCAAGCTTGTTCCATCTTACGGGCCTTGCATCTGCCAGCCCTCTGCTTGGAATTTTCTCCCTGCCTCCGGATCTTTGCAGAGCTgacccttttccttttcttttttcctcgtattattatactttttttgagacagggtcttgctctgttgctcagagctggagtgcagtgggagatctcagctcactgcaacctctacctcctggggttcgagtgattcacctgcctcagcctttcaagtagctggaattacaggcacccgccactacacctggctaatttttgtatttttagtagagatggagtttcaccatgttggccaggctggtcttgaactcctgacctcaggcaatccacccacctcagcctcccaaagtgctgagattacaggtgtgagccactgggcctggcctcttttttttttttattcttaagacaagtctcactgtatcgcccaggctggagtacagtggtgacatcatagctcactgcaacctcaaactcctgggctcaagtgatccactcacctcagccccccaaatagctgggaccataggcatgcatcaccatgcccagctaatgtttaaaaaatttttttgtagagatggagtctccccgtgttgcccaagctggtctcaaactcctggcctcaagtgatcctcccacctcagcctcccaaagtgctgggattacaccgcgcctggccttcattCAGTActttctgaatgaataaatgaggtgCCTACATTGTAGAAGCtactttcacatatattaactcGTGTGATTCTCACAAGACTCAAAGGTTAAGAGGCTTGCCTCATCACAGATTAGAAGCCACAGAACAGGAATTGAAACCCAGGCTGCCTGACTTACTATAAAACTCTCTTACTATAAAACAGCTGCTGGGAAACACAGGCATTATGCCCTGTGTCTCTTGACCTGCCCCTCCAAACCTTCCCTACCTCCATTTTGATCCCCACCAAAATCCCGGCCCCCAGAGCAGCCTTACGTGTCAATGATGTACTTGATGTTGTCATGTACAGTGATGTCATCTCGGCCCTTGTAGGGTTGGATGTGGAAGGCCACCTGCCACAAACAGAGGAGTAACTGGTCAGGTGAGTGTCTATCCAGGGGCCACGACGTATCAGGCTCAGGATCTAACCATGGCCTGGAGGAGAGGCTGAGTTCAGAAGAGGGCCTGGCAGTGGTGGGCACAGTAGAGATAAAGGCAGCTGCTGCCTTTCAAGACCAAAACAGGGGTGAGCAGTTTGCCCATCTCCCGCAGCAGGGCATGTGGGAAGCATTTTGGTGGGCTGTTACAGGGTGGCTAATAGGTTTCAACCTTGTGCCAGCTCCAAGTGGTTGGTGCTAGCTGCCTGAAACAGTGGAAGAAGTATGCTGAAGCTGTGTCGATGGAAAACTGCTATGATCTGTTAGACATGTCAGTGGTGGAATTCTCTTCAGGAATGGGGAGTGgggcttttcttccttctctatcatttttcttccttcaccACAGAAGCAAGGGATGACTTACTTGATTGGCACATGTGGGGAAATGCTTCGTCCAGCTCCGTCCTTCCTCTTGAAAGTGAGCCCACCTGCTGAGAACACCTGTCTAGTCCTCGAGGTCCAGCACTGCCTCCCACTAGAGAGTTGAGTCTGCAGGTCCCTTTGGCTCTTGCCTACCCTTTATCCACCAGGGTTTACAACCTAACCTctattattatttaacaaaagTGATCATTATTTAGTCCTCTCTTGGTCCTATATTtagttttctcagttttcttagAATTCAAAAAACTAAGAGCAACATAGGCACCATTTATCTGAACCCTCCCCCAAAACCACACTTGCCACGTATTTGTTATCCCTAGGCTACTGCCAAGAACTTCTGTAGAGGCACTAGTCCTGTGGGCGGAGGAGAGCAACTCTCCAGAATAGGGCAGAGAGCACGTGGCCTCTTCTGGGAGACTCACCTGGATGCTGTACTGATGGGCGGTGTCCAGAATGGCGGGCACCAGGTCATCTGAGGGCTCCCCGTTATCATCAGCCATGCCAGGTGGGTACCAGGACAGGACCAGGACGCCTGAGATGCAATACAGAGGCCACTTCAGAGACACACAGTACCCCCCTCAACAgagatttttttcctcacaaacATCTCCAATTGCAAAAATGGTTCCTAAAAAACTGAAGCAAGCCTCCTGCCAGGTTCACTTCCTGCAGATGAGTCCCAGAGCCTAGCGCCCCGGAGCTGTCCACGCCCGCGGTGCTGAAGCGCAGCGCCTGCGGGAACCGTAGCGCGCCAGGCCGGAAGGGAGCCAGGCTTTAGACTGCCTCAGCAAGTAGTAGAACAAAGGGAATGGGTGGACAGTGCCACACCCACCTGGAAGCCACAGGCCTACCTCTGAAGAAGAGAAGCACCCCTAACCCTAACGTCCCGCATGGAGAAGAGCCCTGAGCAGAGGCCATCTGTAAAATCCAGCAGAATTCGGTGACGAAATCCGAAATAAGTgagcctcccctccccagcctaCAAAGGAGGCGCCCTGGGACCTTCCCTCTAGCTGGGTGCTTGATGAAAAGCCTCTAAACCCCCAACACTACCTCCAACTGCAAATAGAGGAGAGGCCTTCATGGAACACAGGCAcactttcctctctgcagccagcaAAAGTAGGAAGGGCTGCTGCTCTACCCTGTACCTGCCGTGAAATAAAGGCCGCCCTAGGTTCCACTCCTCTGAACCCCAGAACCTGCGGGCCAGGACTCCAGGCCTCACTTCCCATCGCCCAACAAATTTGAAGACTGCCTCCCTCTCCTGGTGCAAACTCCCAGCAGTTCTGCCCTATAGAAGGGCCCTGGATATTAGGGATGGAAGGGCCCTGGTGGGGGGTCTGAATACTAAACGGAGGGGCGGTGTCGCATGGTGGGCCCAGGATGAGAGTGGTAGGGAACAGCTAAGAAGCCAGGCTGGCGGGTAAGTGGGACCAAAGGGCCGGTGACAGGACCAGAGGGAGCTGGGGtgtgggaaggaggaagggcgAGGCTGGGGGGCAGCGCCGCCCGGGGTGGGGGGCGCTCACCGATGGCGGCTTCCTTGAGTTGGGTCATATGCTCCCGCAGCACTTCGGGGTCCCGGGAGCTGTAGGGCCCCAGCTCCGGGTAGAAGCTGGAGCCCAAGTCGTCTGGGGGGCTGTGGCGGCCGCGGGGGTAGCTGGCCGAGATCTTGGGGTCCCAGTGCGGCACCATGACGTGGTCCCAGTGAATGTAGTGGCCCTCGCGCCGCGGGCTCCCGTACCACGAGTAGTAGAAGGCGTGCAGGTCCGAGTAAACGCGCAGGCTCTGCCCGGGGGCGGGCTCGGCCTCCGCGGGTGCCGGCCCAGGGGAGCCGCCAGGGTCCGCGGTgcggggcggcggcgggggcggcgcgGCAGGGGCTGCCGGGGCCCTGGCAGCGGGCGCGGGGGCTCCCTCTGGGCGTCGCTCAAACGGCGCCAGCTCCAGGCCCGGGCCCAGCGCCGGGAGTCCGTCCGGAGCCTTGAGCGTGCGCAGACCCATGAGGGTGCCGAAGGCGAAGAGCAGCACCAGGAACAGAGCGATGCAGGCGCGGCGCCGCCGCCGGGCCATGGCCGACCGTGCGCTCCTGCGGCCGCCCCGCTACCTCCCCGCGCGCCGCGCCATGGCCGCCCGCCCGGCCGCGCGCTTCCCAGGCAGACTGTGCGCCCGGCAGAGCGCGGCGTGGGCGGCGCCCGGCCTGTCCCCGCAGTGCGGGCGGGCTCGGCACACAGGACGCAGGCGGCGCGGACCAAGTGGCCGCGAGCCGAGGGGGAACTGGACGCCGAGTGCGAGGCAAGGCCCAGCGAACGGCGAGTTTCGGGGCCACAGGAGCAGGGGCCTGAGTCAGGCCGCGTGACCCGCGAAGGAAGAGTCGCCTGGCTGCTTGGGCGGCAGGTGGTGGCGCCTGGCTGGGGAGGGGGAACGCAGGCCTTCCGGAGCGCGGGAGAGGGGCGGCGCGCGGCGGCGGCGCTGGGGCGGAGGCGGCGCTGGGGCGGGGGCGGAGGCGGGGGCGGGAAGGAAGCGCGCGTCGGTGGTTCTCTCCCCAAGGATTTCCTTCTCCGTCGATCCCCCTTTACTCACTTCACTGGCCCCCTCCCTACGGGTCTCAGTGCCACCCTACTAGCCCCAGGTCCCCCATCCCTCGGCACCCCTCCCCGGCACCCCAGGCAGCCCCTGAACCTCGCGGGAAGGGGCGTCGGGAAATCCCGAGGAATCGAACCCTACAGACGCCGGCCGGGGCCTGGCGGGCGGAGGACGACCGTGACTCGCGCAAAGTCACACTGACCAGGCCTGGACCCTGGGTCAGGACGCACTCTCCAGAGCTCGCTGCACTGCCCAGCCTGCTGGGTCGCAGTGTGGCTTAGTGAGTTCTCTGGTTGGAATCTCACGAAGCCAAAATTAGGGCGTTGGCAGGTTAcactcctttctggaggctctaggaatGGATCTAGGTCCAGCTCaatggcagaattcagttccataCAATTGCAGGGCTAAGGCCCCCATTTGCTTGCTGACTGTCATCTGGGGGTCTTTCTCAGTTTCTAGAGGCCTGctgcatttcttggcttgtaggcCTGGTGTCGTCTGGAGCGGTCTCTCCTGGGACAACCTCCTAGAGTcggggaggattaaatgagatggttCCCATAAAGCACTTCCACGGGGCCTGAAAAGCAAGCGCTCAGTACATGTGCGCCTTTCTTCCTGGATTCTGGGCTCCAGAGGACAGGCCCTGTCTTATTTACCTTGTTAGACGCCAAGGGCTGCCGGAACAGGATCTGACACTCACTTCCTAGTGCCATTTGAGTGAGTACCAGCCCCTGGTGTGATAGTCTGTAGATAATAAGCTTTTCACTCGCTATTGATAGAGTTCCTACACTGCATTATTCATTACTTCATTTATTCAGAAGATAGTTTTGTTTATCATATGCCTCCTTCCGTGGTCCGCAATGACAGCAACTTTGTTTCATTCCCTGTCTGCATGTCTAAAACAGAGCTTGGGATGAGGGCGGGCACCCAGTTCTTATTGGTTAAGTAAAATGAATTGTagggaacccaggaggaggagcagcaAGCTTGGGAAGTGTTGGTAGACCTGCAGCCGAGGAAAGTGAGCTTGAGAGAGCTTATGGTGGTAAATGTGAATGAAGTGGAATGCCTTCAGCTCCAGGTCGCAGATACCCGATTCAGCCTGGCTTAAGGAATATGCCAGTGTATCAACTTGCAAAGCAAGAAGCCCAATGGCAGGGCAGAGTGGGTATCTTCTCTGATCCAACAATGTCATTAGGAACCTGAGATGTTCCCATCTCACTGCTCTGCTCTCCCCACCACTGACTTCATATACAAAGCCAGTTCCCCTCATGCCACAAAATGGCTGCTATGGCCATTGACTGCCCTTCCCATTCCACAGGCAAGGGTAAGACTGATTTCTTCTCCCCAGAAGTCCTAAACAAACATCTCATTGAATCTCATTGGTCTAATCTGGTTTAGGCCTTTTTATGCCAGACAAATTGTTGCCAAGGGGGATAGAATTACCATGCCTAGATTAGATTACATTTGTGGAATGGGTTAAATGTTGGAGAGGATACCATGTATACCAAAGAATGAGGTGACTCTGGGAATAGAAAGAGTGAGAAGAGGccgggttcggtggctcatgcctgtgatcccagcactttgaaaggccaaggcaggtggat of the Symphalangus syndactylus isolate Jambi chromosome 12, NHGRI_mSymSyn1-v2.1_pri, whole genome shotgun sequence genome contains:
- the MANEAL gene encoding glycoprotein endo-alpha-1,2-mannosidase-like protein isoform X1; amino-acid sequence: MARRRRRACIALFLVLLFAFGTLMGLRTLKAPDGLPALGPGLELAPFERRPEGAPAPAARAPAAPAAPPPPPPRTADPGGSPGPAPAEAEPAPGQSLRVYSDLHAFYYSWYGSPRREGHYIHWDHVMVPHWDPKISASYPRGRHSPPDDLGSSFYPELGPYSSRDPEVLREHMTQLKEAAIGVLVLSWYPPGMADDNGEPSDDLVPAILDTAHQYSIQVAFHIQPYKGRDDITVHDNIKYIIDTYGSHGAFYRYKNSMGKSLPLFYIYDSYLTSPEAWAHLLTPNGPHSIRNTPYDGVFIALLVEEGHTHDILAAGFDGMYTYFASNGFSFGSSHQNWKAVKNFCDANNLMFIPSVGPGYIDTSIRPWNNHNTRNRVNGKYYETALQAALTVRPEIVSITSFNEWHEGTQIEKAIPKKTPTRLYLDYLPHQPSLYLELTRRWAEHFIKEKEQWLM
- the MANEAL gene encoding glycoprotein endo-alpha-1,2-mannosidase-like protein isoform X2, whose amino-acid sequence is MARRRRRACIALFLVLLFAFGTLMGLRTLKAPDGLPALGPGLELAPFERRPEGAPAPAARAPAAPAAPPPPPPRTADPGGSPGPAPAEAEPAPGQSLRVYSDLHAFYYSWYGSPRREGHYIHWDHVMVPHWDPKISASYPRGRHSPPDDLGSSFYPELGPYSSRDPEVLREHMTQLKEAAIGVLVLSWYPPGMADDNGEPSDDLVPAILDTAHQYSIQVAFHIQPYKGRDDITVHDNIKYIIDTTGKP